Proteins from one Amycolatopsis endophytica genomic window:
- a CDS encoding phosphoribosyl-ATP diphosphatase translates to MKTFDELFTELTDRARTRPAGSGTVEALDAGVHAQGKKVLEEAGEVWIAAEHESDDRLAEEISQLLYRVQVLMLGRGVTTEDVYRYL, encoded by the coding sequence GTGAAGACCTTCGACGAGCTGTTCACCGAGCTCACCGACCGGGCCCGGACCCGACCCGCGGGGTCGGGCACCGTCGAGGCGCTGGACGCCGGCGTGCACGCGCAGGGCAAGAAGGTGCTCGAAGAGGCCGGTGAGGTGTGGATCGCCGCCGAGCACGAATCCGACGACCGGCTGGCCGAGGAGATCTCCCAGCTGCTGTACCGGGTTCAGGTGCTGATGCTCGGGCGCGGAGTGACCACCGAGGACGTGTACCGCTACCTGTAG
- a CDS encoding HAD family hydrolase → MTDGLAAVLWDMDGTLVDSEKLWDVALYGCAEWLGGTLTTEQRLTLVGSNMDATASYLLTVTGHDATPAAIADTGSWIRQRTANLFADELPWRPGAREALGSVRDAGVPSALVTSTERALTELALGTIGREFFDVTVCGDEVGGHNKPHPEPYLRATRLLGADPSRCVAVEDSPPGTASAAAAGCVVLVVPNDVAVERGPRRVFRTSLTGVDADTFRSLVEGGV, encoded by the coding sequence TTGACGGACGGCCTGGCCGCCGTGCTCTGGGACATGGACGGCACGCTCGTCGACTCCGAGAAGCTGTGGGACGTCGCGCTGTACGGGTGCGCGGAGTGGCTGGGCGGCACGCTCACCACCGAGCAGCGGCTCACGCTCGTCGGGTCCAACATGGACGCCACCGCGAGCTACCTGCTGACCGTGACCGGGCACGACGCCACCCCGGCGGCGATCGCGGACACCGGGTCCTGGATCAGGCAGCGCACCGCGAACCTCTTCGCCGACGAGCTGCCGTGGCGGCCCGGCGCGCGCGAGGCGCTCGGCTCGGTGCGCGACGCCGGGGTGCCCTCGGCCCTGGTCACCTCCACCGAACGGGCGCTGACCGAACTGGCGCTCGGCACGATCGGGCGGGAGTTCTTCGACGTGACCGTGTGCGGCGACGAGGTCGGCGGCCACAACAAGCCGCACCCCGAGCCGTACCTGCGGGCGACGCGCCTGCTCGGCGCCGATCCGTCACGGTGCGTGGCCGTCGAGGACTCGCCGCCGGGCACCGCGTCCGCCGCGGCGGCGGGCTGCGTGGTCCTGGTGGTACCCAACGACGTGGCGGTCGAACGGGGGCCGCGGCGGGTCTTCCGCACCTCGCTCACCGGCGTCGACGCGGACACCTTCCGGTCGTTGGTGGAAGGCGGGGTGTGA
- a CDS encoding PAC2 family protein, translating into MSDPADAISQPEHPVPEGTTSRERIMILAFEGWNDAGDAASTALEHLQLSWDAKPLAELEPDDYYDFQVSRPTVRMVDGVTRRVEWPTTRLAICHPPGYDQDLVLVTGPEPNMRWRAFCDEMLAHIEELGVSTVVTLGALLADTAHTRPVPVTGTAYDAEAAARFGLERSRYQGPTGIVGILQDACVQVGIPAISIWAAVPHYVSHPPSPKATLALLHKLEDVLDVEVPLGALPEQAEEWQQTVSEMAEEDEEIAEYVRSLEERGDAEIANSLEESSGEKIAAEFERYLRRRRPGAEGPGPAGK; encoded by the coding sequence GTGAGTGATCCAGCCGACGCGATTTCGCAGCCCGAGCACCCCGTCCCCGAGGGCACCACGTCCAGGGAACGGATCATGATCTTGGCTTTTGAAGGCTGGAATGACGCGGGCGACGCGGCGAGCACCGCCCTGGAGCACCTCCAGCTGAGCTGGGACGCGAAGCCGCTGGCCGAGCTCGAGCCCGACGACTACTACGACTTCCAGGTCAGCCGTCCCACCGTGCGGATGGTCGACGGGGTCACCCGGCGGGTGGAATGGCCGACCACGCGGCTGGCGATCTGTCACCCGCCCGGCTACGACCAGGACCTCGTGCTGGTGACCGGCCCGGAGCCGAACATGCGGTGGCGGGCGTTCTGCGACGAGATGCTCGCCCACATCGAGGAGCTGGGCGTGTCGACGGTGGTCACGCTCGGTGCGCTGCTGGCCGACACCGCCCACACGCGCCCGGTCCCGGTCACCGGCACCGCTTACGACGCGGAGGCCGCCGCGCGGTTCGGGCTGGAGCGCAGCCGCTACCAGGGCCCGACCGGGATCGTCGGCATCCTGCAGGACGCCTGCGTGCAGGTCGGCATTCCGGCGATCTCCATCTGGGCCGCGGTGCCGCACTATGTGTCCCATCCGCCCTCACCGAAGGCGACGCTGGCACTGCTGCACAAACTCGAGGACGTGCTCGACGTGGAGGTGCCGCTGGGCGCGCTGCCCGAGCAGGCCGAGGAGTGGCAGCAGACGGTCAGCGAAATGGCCGAGGAGGACGAGGAGATCGCCGAGTACGTGCGCTCGCTGGAGGAGCGCGGCGACGCGGAGATCGCGAACTCGCTGGAGGAGTCCAGCGGCGAGAAGATCGCCGCCGAGTTCGAGCGTTACCTGCGCCGTCGCCGGCCGGGCGCGGAGGGACCGGGACCGGCGGGCAAGTGA
- a CDS encoding MFS transporter: MSGRPARAALYVGGLLGPFGAGVVSSMLPELSASFGVSTGTAASSLTAYLLPFALVMLVSGTYGARWGQVRTIRIAYAGYVLTAALAALAPWFWLFQVTRGLQGVANAFTTPLLLAKLAAITPRARLGRALGTLGAMQALGQTSAPLIGGLAAESDWRWAFAGIAVVALVLAASPLPPDVPTPGPEPRLRDAWHPVVLWAGAVVFLAWACLAGLPFLVAFRVDDLFALTSGVRGLVLTAYGIAGFLAARLVGAASDRFGPRVAVAAGLLAGAAAIAAIGLFPSLAVVAIAWAAAGVCGQLVLVGINATVLGGRGNGGGAISVVTALRFLGMSASPAVFTGLYHSGPALSFLVAAGVLALTVPLVALRPRSQDPA, from the coding sequence GTGAGCGGGCGGCCCGCCAGGGCCGCGCTGTACGTCGGTGGTCTGCTGGGCCCGTTCGGGGCCGGTGTGGTGTCGTCGATGCTGCCCGAGCTGTCCGCGAGCTTCGGCGTGTCCACCGGCACCGCGGCGTCGTCGCTGACCGCCTACCTGCTGCCGTTCGCGCTGGTCATGCTCGTCTCCGGCACCTACGGCGCGCGGTGGGGCCAGGTCCGCACGATCCGGATCGCCTACGCGGGCTACGTGCTGACCGCCGCGCTGGCCGCGCTCGCGCCCTGGTTCTGGCTGTTCCAGGTCACCCGCGGGCTGCAGGGTGTGGCCAACGCCTTCACCACTCCCCTGCTGCTGGCGAAGCTGGCGGCGATCACTCCGCGGGCCCGGCTCGGCCGGGCGCTGGGCACGCTCGGCGCGATGCAGGCGCTCGGGCAGACCTCGGCGCCGCTGATCGGCGGGCTGGCCGCGGAAAGCGACTGGCGGTGGGCTTTCGCCGGTATCGCGGTGGTCGCGCTGGTGCTCGCGGCGAGCCCGCTGCCGCCGGATGTCCCCACGCCGGGACCGGAGCCGAGGCTGCGGGACGCGTGGCACCCGGTCGTGCTGTGGGCCGGGGCGGTGGTGTTCCTGGCCTGGGCGTGCCTGGCCGGGCTGCCGTTCCTGGTCGCCTTCCGCGTCGACGACCTGTTCGCCCTCACCTCCGGGGTGCGGGGCCTGGTGCTGACCGCCTACGGGATCGCCGGGTTCCTCGCCGCGCGACTGGTGGGCGCGGCCTCGGACCGGTTCGGGCCGCGGGTGGCGGTGGCCGCCGGGTTGCTGGCCGGTGCGGCGGCCATCGCCGCGATCGGGCTGTTCCCGTCGCTGGCCGTGGTGGCGATCGCGTGGGCGGCGGCCGGGGTCTGCGGGCAGCTGGTGCTGGTCGGGATCAACGCGACCGTGCTCGGCGGCCGGGGAAACGGGGGCGGCGCGATCTCCGTGGTGACCGCGCTGCGCTTCCTCGGGATGTCCGCCTCGCCCGCGGTGTTCACCGGCCTCTACCACTCCGGCCCGGCGCTGAGCTTCCTCGTCGCGGCCGGGGTACTGGCGCTGACGGTGCCGCTGGTGGCGCTGCGGCCGCGGTCACAGGATCCGGCGTAG
- a CDS encoding metallophosphoesterase family protein, which produces MPHLHATSDLHVTHTGNAPLIDEIRPGSPEDWLLVAGDVAERTDAVIATLTTLKERFAEVVWVPGNHELWTVPRDGNELRGEARYRHLVERCREIGVHTPEDEYLVWPHADRPLTIAPLFLLYDYSWRTPQAEDVSLEEALDQAREAGVVCTDEFYLHPEPFPSRQDWCAHRLKTTEQRLDAIPADHGTVLMSHWPLHRHPTDPLHWPEFALWCGTTRTEDWHLRYRAEVAVFGHLHIPRTTWADGVRFEEVSLGYPREWRKRKRGPVPLRRIL; this is translated from the coding sequence GTGCCGCACCTCCACGCCACCAGCGACCTCCACGTCACGCACACCGGCAACGCGCCGCTGATCGACGAGATCCGGCCCGGCTCGCCGGAGGACTGGCTGCTCGTGGCGGGCGACGTCGCCGAGAGGACCGACGCGGTGATCGCCACGCTGACCACGCTCAAGGAACGCTTCGCCGAAGTCGTGTGGGTGCCCGGCAACCACGAGCTGTGGACGGTCCCGCGCGACGGGAACGAGCTGCGTGGCGAGGCCCGCTACCGGCACCTCGTCGAGCGCTGCCGCGAGATCGGCGTGCACACCCCCGAGGACGAGTACCTGGTCTGGCCACACGCGGACCGCCCGCTCACGATCGCTCCGCTGTTCCTGCTCTACGACTACAGCTGGCGCACGCCCCAGGCCGAGGACGTGTCGCTGGAGGAGGCGCTCGACCAGGCCCGCGAGGCCGGCGTCGTGTGCACCGACGAGTTCTACCTGCACCCGGAGCCGTTCCCCAGCCGCCAGGACTGGTGCGCCCACCGCCTCAAGACCACCGAGCAGCGCCTGGACGCCATCCCCGCCGACCACGGCACCGTGCTGATGTCGCACTGGCCGCTGCACCGCCACCCCACCGACCCGCTGCACTGGCCCGAGTTCGCGCTGTGGTGCGGCACGACCCGCACCGAGGACTGGCACCTGCGCTACCGCGCCGAGGTCGCCGTGTTCGGGCACCTGCACATCCCGCGCACCACCTGGGCCGACGGCGTCCGGTTCGAGGAGGTCTCGCTCGGCTACCCGCGCGAATGGCGCAAGCGCAAGCGCGGCCCGGTCCCGCTACGCCGGATCCTGTGA